The following are from one region of the Serinus canaria isolate serCan28SL12 chromosome 8, serCan2020, whole genome shotgun sequence genome:
- the ECHDC2 gene encoding enoyl-CoA hydratase domain-containing protein 2, mitochondrial isoform X1 — protein sequence MLRLWRAVPAVPAALRGARGRAGAAGAPQGAEVLLSAAGGGIAEILMNRPHARNSLGKVFVNELFSALEQLRFDEQVRVVVFKSQVKGVFCAGADLKERAKMDDAEVGEFVRRLRNLMDEIAALPVPTIAAIDGYALGGGLELALACDLRVAASSAKMGLIETTRGLLPGAGGTQRLPRCVGIGLAKELIFTGRQVDGDQAASMGLVNHSVPQNSEGDAAYQRALTLAKEILPQAPFAVKMGKLAINKGMEVDIASGMAIEGMCYAQNIPTKDRQEGMAAFREKRPPRFTGK from the exons ATGCTGCGGCTGTGGCGGGCGGTGCCCGCGGTGCCCGCGGCGCTgcgcggggcgcggggccgggcgggcgcggcCGGGGCGCCGCAGGGCGCGGAGGTTCTGCTGAGCGCGGCCGGCGGCG GTATTGCTGAAATCCTAATGAACCGACCCCACGCGAGAAATTCACTGGGAAAAGTATTTGTAAATGAA CTGTTCAGTGCCCTGGAACAGCTCCGCTTCGATGAGCAGGTGCGTGTGGTGGTGTTCAAGAGCCAGGTGAAAGGAGTGTTCTGTGCAG GAGCAGACTTAAAGGAACGTGCAAAGATGGATGATGCAGAAGTTGGAGAGTTTGTTAGAAGACTGAGAAATCTTATGGATGAAATAG ctgccctgcctgtgcccacgATCGCTGCAATCGATGGCTACGCCTTGGGTGGTGGATTAGAGCTGGCCCTGGCCTGTGACCTCCGAGTGGCAG ctTCATCAGCTAAAATGGGCCTTATTGAGACCACACGAGGacttctgcctggagcag GTGGAACCCAGCGCCTGCCCAGATGTGTTGGAATAGGTCTTGCAAAGGAGCTCATTTTCACTGGCAGACAGGTTGATGGAGACCAGGCAGCCTCCATGGGGTTGGTAAATCACTCCGTGCCACAGAACAGCGAGGGAGATGCAGCTTACCAGAGAGCTTTAACTTTGGCTAAAGAAATCCTGCCCCAG gcacCATTTGCTGTGAAAATGGGAAAACTGGCAATAAACAAAGGAATGGAg gtTGACATTGCATCAGGAATGGCTATTGAGGGGATGTGTTATGCCCAG AATATTCCCACCAAGGACCGTCAGGAAGGGATGGCTGCCTTCAGGGAGAAGCGACCACCTCGGTTCACCGGCAAATAA
- the SCP2 gene encoding sterol carrier protein 2, which translates to MQRRVFVVGVGMTKFSKPSERSADYPDMAKEAGQAALADAGIPYSAVKQACVGYVYGDSTSGQRAIYHGLGLTGIPIINVNNNCATGATALFMARQLVEGGLADCVLALGFERMAKGSLASGFADRTNPMDKHLEIMINKYGLASAPVAPQMFASAGKEHMEKYGTNPEYFAKIAWKNHSHSTNNPYSQFQKEYTLDEVLHSRKIFDYLTVLQCCPTSNGAAAAILANEEFVKRHKLQPKAVEILAQVMATDYPSTFEGNSCMKMVGYDMTKNAAQKCFEKAGLKPTDVDVIELHDCFSVNEFLTYEALGLCPEGRACDLIDRGDNTYGGKWVINPSGGLISKGHPLGATGLAQCAELCWQLRGLAGRRQVPGAKVALQHNLGLGGAVVVTLFRMGFPRDSSNGRIAAVPLSAAVDGFKAHLVFKEIEKKLQEEGEQFVKKIGGIFAFKVKDGPGGKEATWIVDVKNGKGSVAVNSDKKADCTITMADTDLLALMTGKMNPQTAFFQGKLKISGNMGMAMKLQNLQLQPGKAKL; encoded by the exons ATGCAGCGCCGGGTGTTCGTGGTGGGCGTCGGCATGACCAAG TTTTCAAAGCCTAGTGAGAGGAGTGCTGATTATCCTGACATGGCTAAGGAAGCAG GCCAGGCAGCTTTAGCTGATGCTGGGATTCCTTATTCAGCAGTGAAGCAAGCGTGTGTGGGTTATGTTTATG GTGACTCAACCTCTGGGCAGAGGGCAATCTACCACGGTCTGGGTCTAACTGGCATTCCCATCATCAATGTTAACAACAACTGTGCTACTGGAGCCACTGCTTTGTTCATGGCCAGACAGCTTGTAGAAGGAG gtttGGCAGACTGTGTTCTGGCACTTGGCTTTGAGAGGATGGCGAAAGGATCTCTTGCTTCAGGT tttgcaGACAGAACTAATCCTATGGACAAACATTTGGAAATTATGATAAATAAATATGGCCTAGCAAGTGCTCCAGTGGCACCTCAGATGTTTGCAAGTGCTGGCAAAGAACATATGGAGAAATATG gGACAAATCCAGAATACTTTGCAAAAATTGCATGGAAGAACCACAGCCATTCAACCAACAACCC GTATTCCCAGTTCCAAAAGGAGTACACATTAGATGAAGTTCTGCATTCTCGCAAAATTTTTGATTACTTGACTGTTTTACAGTGTTG TCCAACATCAaatggtgctgcagctgcaattTTGGCTAATGAGGAGTTTGTGAAAAGGCATAAATTGCAGCCAAAAGCTGTGGAAATTCTAGCACAGGTGATGGCTACTGATTATCCAAGCACATTTGAAGGAAACAGTTGTATGAAGATG GTTGGCTATGACATGACTAAAAATGCTgcacaaaaatgttttgaaaaagcaGGGCTGAAACCTACAGATGTTGATGTGATTGAACTTCATGACTGCTTCTCAGTTAATGAGTTCCTCACCTATGAAGCTCTGGGACTGTGTCCAGAAG GAAGAGCATGTGACCTGATCGACAGAGGAGACAATACTTATGGAGGAAAATGGGTTATTAATCCCAGTGGTGGCTTGATTTCCAAGGGACATCCTCTTGGTGCCACAG GGCTGGCGCAGTGCGcggagctctgctggcagctgcgCGGGCTGGCGGGGCGGCGGCAGGTGCCCGGGGCGAAGGTCGCGCTGCAGCACAACCTGGGGCTCGGCGGCGCCGTGGTGGTGACGCTCTTCAGGATGGGCTTCCCCCGGGACAGCAG CAATGGCCGTATTGCAGCTGTGCCTCTCAGTGCAGCTGTTGATGGATTTAAAGCACACCTGGTCTTCAAAGAGATTGAAAAGAAGCTCCAAGAG GAAGGAGAGCAATTTGTTAAGAAAATTGGTGGAATCTTTGCCTTCAAAGTAAAAGACGGTCCTGGTGGGAAAGAAGCAACTTGGATAGTAGATGTGAAAAATGGTAAAGGTTCTGTGGCAGTTAATTCAG ATAAGAAGGCAGATTGTACAATCACAATGGCTGACACTGATCTGCTGGCACTCATGACTGGCAAAATGAACCCTCAGACA gcaTTCTTTCAAGGCAAATTGAAGATTTCTGGGAACATGGGCATGGCAATGAAACTTCAGAATCTACAGCTTCAGCCAGGCAAAGCTAAACTTTGA
- the ECHDC2 gene encoding enoyl-CoA hydratase domain-containing protein 2, mitochondrial isoform X2, whose amino-acid sequence MNRPHARNSLGKVFVNELFSALEQLRFDEQVRVVVFKSQVKGVFCAGADLKERAKMDDAEVGEFVRRLRNLMDEIAALPVPTIAAIDGYALGGGLELALACDLRVAASSAKMGLIETTRGLLPGAGGTQRLPRCVGIGLAKELIFTGRQVDGDQAASMGLVNHSVPQNSEGDAAYQRALTLAKEILPQAPFAVKMGKLAINKGMEVDIASGMAIEGMCYAQNIPTKDRQEGMAAFREKRPPRFTGK is encoded by the exons ATGAACCGACCCCACGCGAGAAATTCACTGGGAAAAGTATTTGTAAATGAA CTGTTCAGTGCCCTGGAACAGCTCCGCTTCGATGAGCAGGTGCGTGTGGTGGTGTTCAAGAGCCAGGTGAAAGGAGTGTTCTGTGCAG GAGCAGACTTAAAGGAACGTGCAAAGATGGATGATGCAGAAGTTGGAGAGTTTGTTAGAAGACTGAGAAATCTTATGGATGAAATAG ctgccctgcctgtgcccacgATCGCTGCAATCGATGGCTACGCCTTGGGTGGTGGATTAGAGCTGGCCCTGGCCTGTGACCTCCGAGTGGCAG ctTCATCAGCTAAAATGGGCCTTATTGAGACCACACGAGGacttctgcctggagcag GTGGAACCCAGCGCCTGCCCAGATGTGTTGGAATAGGTCTTGCAAAGGAGCTCATTTTCACTGGCAGACAGGTTGATGGAGACCAGGCAGCCTCCATGGGGTTGGTAAATCACTCCGTGCCACAGAACAGCGAGGGAGATGCAGCTTACCAGAGAGCTTTAACTTTGGCTAAAGAAATCCTGCCCCAG gcacCATTTGCTGTGAAAATGGGAAAACTGGCAATAAACAAAGGAATGGAg gtTGACATTGCATCAGGAATGGCTATTGAGGGGATGTGTTATGCCCAG AATATTCCCACCAAGGACCGTCAGGAAGGGATGGCTGCCTTCAGGGAGAAGCGACCACCTCGGTTCACCGGCAAATAA